TCAAAATCATCTAAATACAAACCCGCACCTAGTACCCAGTTCAATTCAGGAATTAAATGAATATAGCTGGTTTTTTCACTGGAAAAATCCGTTCCGGGTTTTGTATACCAATAACTGACTTGAGATTGACCACTTTCACGCAACTGAGATAAATATTGCTCTCGATAAGCAAAGCCTTTTTCATCCAATAGCCCAGAATCGATCAGCACACCTTCTTGACTCGGATCAATCGGTAACAACAAATGCTCGGCAAACCCGGGACCGCCTTCAATATCATGCAATTTCAGAACAAAAAAGTAACCCCGATCCTCAAGACCAAAACGTTGAGAACGTAAGCGGTCAATGACTTCTTGGGCATCAAAACTATTGTTGTTAAGCGATTGTTTAATTAAGTTAAGTTCACGTTCTAAATGCGATTGAAGCGCAGAAAACTCTTTGTGAAAAAGGTCATTTTGAAAGGATTCTAATTGATGGGTGTTATCGCGGTATTGCAGAAAGAAAAACAAGGCCTGAAAACTCAGGGTTAAAATTAGGACCAAACTCAGCAACCCCCACCAGGTGCGTTTGAATAGCCAGTTTTCTGTTTCTTTTAAACGATCCATCCGCATCACTCCCCAACAAACAGAATTCCACTATCGCATAGAACAAGCAAAAAAAACAGATACAAGAAGTATTAATTAAGTATTTATACAGATAAAATACATACTACAAGGCCAATTCTTGCTCCAGCAACCACCCCCTTGAGCCATTCCGGAACTGCAACTGTTTCACCAATTCAAATGTATCATTTTGACGAAACCCGGTCGGCAAGGCTTTTAAAACAGAAACCACAGCCGGTTGATCTAAATGCGTTTCTATCCCTTCCTGATCAGCTTGTTGCAAACGTGCGACTAGATCCGTTTCATTAATCGCGGATTTTACGCGGTAACGAACTTGCGCGACATAGGTGTCCGCCCCTTGCTTATGCGCATTAAGCATTTGGGTATCAGTCAATGGAAACAATTCATTTAACTTTAAGTTATCTTGCCAATAACGTTTGGCCATCACCTCTACCGCCAAGTCTGATGGTTTACTTTCAAAGCAACCTTGTAAGCCTAAAATTAAAACCCATAACAGCGCATATACCCAATAACGTCGCATCGTAAAAACCTCTTATAAAACAATTCATTCAATCAAAAATCGACTAAAAGTATAACATCCAATGGACAAAACAAGCATCAAGACCATCTTGGCTATACTTTTGTAGTCGTTTTGTTTTAAAATGGCCGGCAGTTTTGCTTATAGAAATCATAATAAGATAAATACAAAGGGTGGACACATAGATGACACAAGATGAATTAAAACAGCTGGTGGCCAAAGCCGCCATTGAACACGTAGTTCCGGAAACCATTATTGGCGTAGGCACGGGTTCAACGGCCAACTTCTTTATTGACGAATTGGCTAAAATTAAACATACCATTGAAGGTACGGTGGCCAGCTCTGAAGCTTCAGCCGAACGTTTACGTGGACACGGTATTCCGGTACTTGATCTAAACAGCGTCAGTGAAATTTCTGTCTACATAGACGGCGCCGACGAAGCTGATCCGGCTTTACACCTTGTTAAAGGTGGCGGTGGAGCTTTAACACGTGAAAAAATTGTGTTAGCCGTGGCCAAGAAATTTGTTTGCATCGCCGATGAAAGTAAAAAAGTCGATGTTTTGGGCAAATTCCCTTTACCAATCGAAGTGATTCCAATGGCGCGCAGTTATGTTGCACGCGAAATTGTTAAACGTTTTGGTGGCGAACCCGTATTACGTGAAGGCTTCACTACCGACAATGGCAACATTATTTTAGATGTACACGGTTTAAAAATTACCGACCCGGTCGCGATGGAAACCGAAATCAACCAAATCGTTGGCGTAGTAACGAACGGCCTATTTGCCTGTCGCAAAGCTGATGTATTTTTATGTGGTAGTCAAAAAGGTGTTGAAACGATTACGGCCTAAGCTTTAATGGGTATTTAACCAAATTTGGGGCGAACCTAAGTGTTCGCCCTTTTTGTCAGAACTCACGATTTCTGTTAAATGACCTATCATCGTTTCAGTTTTTGACCAATAAAGAATAGGAGAAACCTATGAACAAGCTTTCTACAAAACTATTTGGCGGGTTCATAATCGCGCTTTTAGGTGCGGTCTTGTTTTTCAGCTTATCGGGCGGTGAAAAAGCACCGGCGATTACAGTTAAGGCCTCTGATGGTCAAACCCTACAACTTAATCAGCCTAACAAACCCGTATTGGTCAACTTCTGGGCGACCTCTTGCCCAAGCTGTGTTAGCAAAATGCCGAGTTTGGCGGAATTGAAAAATGCATTAGGCGACCGTTTTGAGTTGCTATCGATTTCAATGGACTATGATCCGGCGGCCCAAGTCGATGCCTTTATTAAGGCGCACAACTACCCGTTTAACTTTATTAAAGATACCGACGGTTCTTTGAGCCGAGCATTCGGTGATATCAAGTTGACGCCGACCACTTTTTTAATCGCGCCCAATGGCAATATCGTCTACCGAAAAATTGGTGACACCGATATGACCCATTTGCACGAGCGCATTGAAAAACTGAGTCCGCAACTCTAAGTTTGATGAAACATCTGAACCATGCATACAGCCCAGTCTTGGGCTGTTTCAATTTTCTACCTACTTTTTAATCATGCCTATTCAGGGTTTATATGCAATTACCGACCCAGCCCTATCACCAGGCCTGGTGGTTATTGAGCACGTACGTCAAGCGCTCGAAGGCGGCGCTCGTATAGTCCAATATCGTGATAAAAGCTCTGACTTTGACCAACAGTTAGAAACCGCTCGCCAACTTAAAACCCTGTGCGAGCACTACCAGGCCTGGTTGATTATTAATGACTCGATTGAACTAACAAAACAAAGTCAAGCGCACGGAATTCATATTGGACAAAACGATGCCGCCTTAAACGAAGCGCGTGCTCAACTTGGTCACAAGGCCATTATTGGTGTCTCCTGCTATAACGATTTGGATCGTGCTCATCAAATGCAAAAACTGGGCGCGGACTATGTCGCCTTTGGCCGTTTTTTTAACTCAAAAACCAAACCCCATGCCCCGCCCGCCGATTTGGACACATTAACTCAGGCTCGTGCGCAGCTTCATATTCCAATTGTGGCGATTGGCGGTGTCACCGCCCAGAATGCACCGCCGTTAATTCAAAGTGGTGCACACAGTGTCGCGATTATTCAAGGATTGTTTGCGCAAGCCAATATCCGCCAAGCGGCGACTGACATCGCAAGCCTATTCAATGTATAATTTCGGTTTTAAAATAGAGTTCACGACGATACGAAGATTATGGAATTAGCGGAAATAACCTTCCCCTCTAATCGGAATTTTTACTCCCATCTTCGAACGAAATACAACCCACTTCGTATCTCTGTGTATTTGTGGATAAACAACAAAAAGGATGCTTATGTCTCGCTCTCATGATTTATTTATCGCCGCTCAAAAACACATTCCAGGTGGTGTGAATTCACCCGTTCGAGCTTTTAAAGGCGTAGGCGGCGATCCGGTCTTTTTTAAATCGGCCAAAGGCGCGTACTTAACCGACGAAGACGACAAGCAATATATTGATTATGTAGGTTCATGGGGCCCAGCGATTTTAGGCCACGCCCACCCAGAAGTGATTCAAGCCGTGCAAAAACAAGCCGAACACGGTTTAAGCTTTGGTGCACCAACCGTGCTTGAAACCACCATGGCTGATTTAGTTTGCGAACTCATCCCCTCGTTTGATATGGTGCGCATGGTCAGCTCCGGCACCGAAGCCACCATGACCGCTATACGATTAGCACGCGGCTATACCGGACGCGATAAAATCGTTAAGTTTGAAGGCTGCTACCACGGACATTCGGACTCTTTATTAGTAAAGGCTGGCTCTGGCGCTTTAACTTTAGGTGTCCCGTCTTCGCCTGGTGTGCCTGCGGCGTTAGCGTCTGAAACCCTCACCCTGACCCATAATGATTCGGACGAAGTTCGCAAAGTTTTCTCAGAAATTGGCGACCAAATCGCCTGCATTATCGTTGAACCGGTTGCGGGTAATATGAACTGCATTCCACCAGAGCCTGGGTTTTTAGAAACCTTGCGTGAAGTGTGTGACCAATCGGGCGCAGTCCTGATTTTTGACGAAGTGATGTGTGGTTTCCGAGTAGGCTTAGACGGCGCGCAAGGTCGTTATAACGTCATTCCGGATCTAACCACCTTTGGCAAAGTGATCGGCGGCGGTATGCCGGTGGGCGCATTTGGTGGTAAAAAAGAAATCATGAGTCATATCGCACCATTAGGCCCGGTGTACCAAGCCGGAACCTTGTCAGGCAATCCAATTGCGATGGCGGCAGGTTTAACCACCTTACACCTATTGCGCGCCCCAGGTTTCTTTGAAAACTTAGAAGCTAAAACCACGCGTTTAGTGAATGGCTTACAAGCCGTAGCAGATGAAGCCGGTGTTCCGTTTACCACTAACCAAGTCGGCGCGATGTTTGGCTTTTTCTTCTCAGAAGACAAAAACATTACTCGCTTCGCCGAAGTCGCCAAATGCGACATGGAACGTTTCCGTAAGTTCTATCATGGCATGTTAAACGAAGGTGTTTATTTAGCTCCATCGGCCTTCGAAGCCGGTTTTGTATCCAGCGCGCATACCGATGCGGATATTGATAAAACGATCGAAGCCGCGCGCATTGTGATGAAAACTCTGTAATTTCGCGTTATTACGCCTTTCAATCTATTTGAAAGGCGTCCTTCCTTTCTGCCAGGCCTGGTACTTTTCACAAATATAGTGAACTTTAATCCTAAGTCATTGCCTTTTAAGTGATCCACTTATAGTCTTAACTCACTCAATGATTTGGTTGAATCCAAACCCGTTTCCCAAACAACTAGGATGTAGACATGAAAAAAACATGGCTATTAACTCTGATCGCCTTGACGAGCTGGCCCGCTTTCGCAGGTGATTTAGTCCGCGAATCCAGCATTGGCATGGAGCTCGCCCGTGATCTAGCGACCGAAGCCGTACTGGCGTGTCGAGAAAATGGCTATTCAGTCAGTGCCGTGGTGGTTGATCGTCATGGCAATCAACGCGTGGCTTTACGTGACGATGTGGCCTCCAAATTCACCCTGCAAATCGCTGAAGAAAAAGCCAATGCGGCGTTAATGTCAGGCATTAATTCTGGCACGTTCAGAGAACAACGCGCCGATATTCGGCCAGAAATGAATCATGTAAACGGCATTTTAATGATGGTAGGTGGCGTGCCAATTACAGTAGGCGGTAGTCGAGTCGGCGCGATTGGTGTCAGTGGTGCACCAGGTGGGGAGCGTGACGAAGCTTGTGTTATGACCGCCCTAGATAAGCTGGCCGACCGCATCGCTTTCGCTGAATAGCCATTTGGAAGTTCAAATTCTATAAAAGGTTTATGGCTAGTTTTGCAGGCTTAAAAGCCGTATACTTGACTTAATTACTAGGATATTTAATATGCACTTTTCCCTCTCAGCAACTCGCTGGTTAACTTACGGTTTATTAGTCGGCAGTTTATGGCTGAG
The Thiomicrospira pelophila DSM 1534 genome window above contains:
- the thiE gene encoding thiamine phosphate synthase, whose protein sequence is MPIQGLYAITDPALSPGLVVIEHVRQALEGGARIVQYRDKSSDFDQQLETARQLKTLCEHYQAWLIINDSIELTKQSQAHGIHIGQNDAALNEARAQLGHKAIIGVSCYNDLDRAHQMQKLGADYVAFGRFFNSKTKPHAPPADLDTLTQARAQLHIPIVAIGGVTAQNAPPLIQSGAHSVAIIQGLFAQANIRQAATDIASLFNV
- a CDS encoding TlpA family protein disulfide reductase encodes the protein MNKLSTKLFGGFIIALLGAVLFFSLSGGEKAPAITVKASDGQTLQLNQPNKPVLVNFWATSCPSCVSKMPSLAELKNALGDRFELLSISMDYDPAAQVDAFIKAHNYPFNFIKDTDGSLSRAFGDIKLTPTTFLIAPNGNIVYRKIGDTDMTHLHERIEKLSPQL
- a CDS encoding GlcG/HbpS family heme-binding protein; the protein is MKKTWLLTLIALTSWPAFAGDLVRESSIGMELARDLATEAVLACRENGYSVSAVVVDRHGNQRVALRDDVASKFTLQIAEEKANAALMSGINSGTFREQRADIRPEMNHVNGILMMVGGVPITVGGSRVGAIGVSGAPGGERDEACVMTALDKLADRIAFAE
- the rpiA gene encoding ribose-5-phosphate isomerase RpiA; the encoded protein is MTQDELKQLVAKAAIEHVVPETIIGVGTGSTANFFIDELAKIKHTIEGTVASSEASAERLRGHGIPVLDLNSVSEISVYIDGADEADPALHLVKGGGGALTREKIVLAVAKKFVCIADESKKVDVLGKFPLPIEVIPMARSYVAREIVKRFGGEPVLREGFTTDNGNIILDVHGLKITDPVAMETEINQIVGVVTNGLFACRKADVFLCGSQKGVETITA
- the hemL gene encoding glutamate-1-semialdehyde 2,1-aminomutase, translating into MSRSHDLFIAAQKHIPGGVNSPVRAFKGVGGDPVFFKSAKGAYLTDEDDKQYIDYVGSWGPAILGHAHPEVIQAVQKQAEHGLSFGAPTVLETTMADLVCELIPSFDMVRMVSSGTEATMTAIRLARGYTGRDKIVKFEGCYHGHSDSLLVKAGSGALTLGVPSSPGVPAALASETLTLTHNDSDEVRKVFSEIGDQIACIIVEPVAGNMNCIPPEPGFLETLREVCDQSGAVLIFDEVMCGFRVGLDGAQGRYNVIPDLTTFGKVIGGGMPVGAFGGKKEIMSHIAPLGPVYQAGTLSGNPIAMAAGLTTLHLLRAPGFFENLEAKTTRLVNGLQAVADEAGVPFTTNQVGAMFGFFFSEDKNITRFAEVAKCDMERFRKFYHGMLNEGVYLAPSAFEAGFVSSAHTDADIDKTIEAARIVMKTL